One part of the Xylanimonas allomyrinae genome encodes these proteins:
- a CDS encoding DEAD/DEAH box helicase has translation MRRVTPQAPSSAAASQLSPAFPRRAPWGTASNLRAWQAEALELYRAKEPRDFLAVATPGAGKTTFALRVATDLIERGVVRRVTVVAPTEHLKHQWADAAARVGIRLDPSFKNSQGRHGAHYDGVALTYAQVAANAALHRARTEAARTLVILDEVHHGGDALSWGDAVRESFEDAERRLALTGTPFRSDTAPIPFVTYEADRDGIRRSKADYTYGYGDALRDKVVRPVLFMTYSGSMRWRTKAGDEVSARLGEAMTKDLTQQAWRTALDPNGEWIPSVLAAADKRLTEVRRAVPDAGALVIATDQTAARAYAGHLARITGHSPTVVLSDDDGASARIDEFAQGDARWMVAVRMVSEGVDVPRLAVGVYATSTSTPLFFAQAVGRFVRARARGETASVFLPSVAPLLELAGGMEIERDHALDRPATAEEQGIEYDPEAALLAAANREEKASGDLLGAFEAMESQASFDGVLFDGGQFGTGADVGSAEELDFLGLPGLLEPEQVATLLRQRQADQLRGRGEGSGRELTAAEAELEHRRAAALRKELSKLVSAWARRSGRPHGSVHTELRRRCGGPEVPLATAAQLEARIALVRTWFVAGT, from the coding sequence GTGCGGCGTGTCACGCCGCAGGCGCCGTCGTCGGCGGCCGCCTCCCAGCTCAGCCCCGCGTTCCCGCGCCGGGCGCCGTGGGGCACGGCGTCCAACCTGCGTGCGTGGCAGGCCGAGGCGCTCGAGCTGTACCGCGCGAAGGAGCCGCGCGACTTCCTCGCCGTCGCGACTCCCGGCGCGGGCAAGACGACGTTCGCGCTGCGCGTGGCGACCGATCTCATCGAGCGCGGCGTGGTGCGGCGCGTGACCGTCGTCGCCCCCACCGAGCATCTCAAGCACCAGTGGGCCGACGCCGCCGCGCGCGTGGGCATCCGCCTCGACCCGTCGTTCAAGAACTCCCAGGGCCGCCACGGCGCCCACTACGACGGCGTCGCGCTGACGTACGCGCAGGTCGCCGCCAACGCCGCACTGCACCGGGCCCGCACCGAGGCCGCGCGCACGCTCGTCATCCTCGACGAGGTGCACCACGGCGGCGACGCGCTGAGCTGGGGTGACGCCGTCCGCGAGTCGTTCGAGGACGCCGAGCGCCGCCTGGCGCTGACCGGCACGCCGTTCCGCTCGGACACCGCACCCATCCCGTTCGTCACCTACGAGGCCGACCGCGACGGCATCCGCCGCTCCAAGGCGGACTACACCTACGGCTACGGTGACGCGCTGCGCGACAAGGTCGTGCGTCCGGTGCTGTTCATGACGTACTCGGGCAGCATGCGATGGCGCACCAAGGCCGGTGACGAGGTCTCGGCCCGCCTGGGCGAGGCGATGACCAAGGACCTGACGCAGCAGGCGTGGCGTACCGCGCTCGACCCGAACGGCGAGTGGATCCCGTCGGTCCTCGCGGCCGCCGACAAGCGCCTCACCGAGGTGCGCCGCGCCGTGCCCGACGCGGGCGCGCTCGTGATCGCGACCGACCAGACGGCCGCGCGCGCCTACGCCGGGCACCTGGCCCGCATCACGGGGCACAGCCCCACGGTGGTGCTGTCCGACGACGACGGCGCCTCGGCCCGCATCGACGAGTTCGCCCAGGGCGACGCCCGGTGGATGGTGGCCGTGCGCATGGTGTCGGAGGGGGTGGACGTGCCGCGGCTGGCCGTGGGCGTCTACGCGACCTCGACCTCGACGCCGCTGTTCTTCGCCCAGGCCGTCGGGCGGTTCGTGCGGGCGCGCGCGCGTGGCGAGACGGCGTCGGTGTTCCTGCCGTCGGTCGCGCCCCTGCTGGAGCTGGCGGGCGGCATGGAGATCGAGCGTGACCACGCCCTGGACCGCCCGGCGACGGCCGAGGAACAGGGCATCGAGTACGACCCGGAGGCCGCCCTGCTCGCCGCGGCCAACCGCGAGGAGAAGGCGTCGGGCGACCTGCTGGGCGCCTTCGAGGCGATGGAGTCGCAGGCGTCGTTCGACGGCGTGCTGTTCGACGGCGGTCAGTTCGGCACGGGCGCCGACGTCGGCTCGGCCGAGGAACTCGACTTCCTCGGGCTGCCGGGCCTGCTCGAGCCCGAACAGGTCGCGACGCTGCTGCGCCAGCGGCAGGCCGACCAGCTTCGCGGCAGGGGCGAGGGGAGCGGCCGCGAGCTCACGGCCGCCGAGGCCGAGCTGGAGCACCGGCGCGCCGCGGCGCTGCGCAAGGAGCTGTCCAAGCTGGTCTCGGCGTGGGCTCGCCGGTCGGGACGGCCGCACGGGTCGGTCCACACCGAGCTGCGCCGCCGCTGCGGTGGCCCCGAGGTCCCGCTGGCCACGGCCGCGCAGCTCGAGGCGCGCATCGCGCTGGTCCGCACCTGGTTCGTCGCGGGCACCTGA
- the nagB gene encoding glucosamine-6-phosphate deaminase — MEVVIAPADELAVLAADAVESLLRAKPDAVLGLATGSSPLAVYGELARRHAESGLSFASATGFMLDEYVGIAADHPERYRNVIEREIASPVGWPSRQVHGPDGSAADLPAACAAYEKAIVDAGGVDLQLLGIGTDGHIAFNEPGSSLASRTRIKTLTSQTRQDNARFFGGDVEQVPRHCLTQGLGTIMAARHLVLLATGRGKAEAVHQLVEGPVSALWPATVMQLHPHATVLVDEGAASRLQLADYYRETYASKPSWQGL; from the coding sequence ATGGAAGTCGTGATCGCTCCCGCTGATGAGCTGGCGGTGCTGGCGGCGGATGCGGTGGAGTCGTTGTTGCGGGCGAAGCCGGATGCGGTGCTGGGGTTGGCGACGGGGTCGAGCCCGTTGGCGGTGTACGGCGAGCTGGCGCGGCGTCATGCCGAGTCGGGGTTGTCGTTCGCGTCGGCGACGGGGTTCATGCTCGACGAGTACGTGGGGATCGCGGCGGATCATCCGGAGCGGTACCGCAACGTGATCGAGCGGGAGATCGCCTCCCCGGTGGGGTGGCCCAGCCGGCAGGTGCACGGCCCGGACGGGTCGGCGGCGGATCTGCCGGCGGCGTGCGCGGCGTACGAGAAGGCGATCGTGGATGCCGGGGGTGTGGATCTGCAGCTGCTGGGGATCGGCACCGATGGGCATATCGCGTTCAACGAGCCGGGTTCGTCGTTGGCGTCGCGGACCCGGATCAAGACGTTGACGAGCCAGACGCGGCAGGACAATGCGCGGTTCTTCGGCGGTGATGTCGAGCAGGTGCCGCGGCACTGCCTGACGCAGGGGCTGGGCACGATCATGGCGGCACGGCATCTGGTGCTGCTGGCCACGGGGCGGGGCAAGGCCGAGGCCGTGCACCAGCTCGTGGAGGGCCCGGTGTCGGCGTTGTGGCCGGCGACGGTGATGCAGCTGCACCCGCACGCGACCGTCCTGGTCGACGAGGGTGCGGCCTCACGCCTGCAGCTGGCGGACTACTACCGCGAGACGTACGCGAGCAAGCCCTCCTGGCAGGGCCTGTAA
- a CDS encoding nicotinate phosphoribosyltransferase: MTEPARGGAAPTTGILPAALPPTTRPSTALLTDKYELTMLQAALANGTAHRHCVFEVFTRRLPAGRRYGVLAGTGRVLESLPQFRFEDAELTFLEETGVVDSRTIDFLSGYRFTGSIMGYAEGETFFPGSPVLQVEGTFAEAVLLETLILSILNYDSAIASAASRMTSAALGRPCLEMGARRAHEQAAVAAARAAVVAGFAGTSNLEAGYRYGLTTIGTAAHAFTLLHDDELSAFQAQVAALGAGTTLLVDTYDVHQGVIHAVQAGGTGLGAVRLDSGDLGGLAVEVRHQLDELGATGTKITVTSDLDEYAIASLAAVPVDSYGIGTSLVTGSGAPTCGMVYKLVARADSSGVLQPVAKTSPGKPSQGGRKSAARRLGPDGRAIEEVLVSGDDETVARWSPETDDLRPLLVPLVIDGAVDSRWVGPHGVESAARAHQASRAELPRGARRLSAGDPAIPTVQVTLR; encoded by the coding sequence ATGACCGAGCCCGCGCGGGGCGGCGCAGCCCCGACCACCGGCATCCTGCCGGCTGCTCTCCCGCCCACCACGCGACCGTCGACAGCGCTGCTGACGGACAAGTACGAGCTGACGATGCTCCAGGCCGCGCTGGCCAACGGCACCGCGCACCGGCACTGCGTGTTCGAGGTGTTCACCCGCAGGCTGCCCGCCGGTCGCCGCTACGGGGTGCTCGCCGGCACCGGGCGCGTGCTCGAGTCCTTGCCGCAGTTCCGTTTCGAGGACGCCGAGCTCACGTTCCTCGAGGAGACCGGCGTCGTCGACTCGCGCACCATCGACTTCCTGTCCGGCTACCGGTTCACCGGCTCGATCATGGGATACGCCGAGGGCGAGACGTTCTTCCCCGGCTCGCCCGTGCTCCAGGTCGAGGGCACGTTCGCCGAGGCCGTGCTGCTGGAGACGCTCATCCTGTCGATCCTCAACTACGACTCGGCCATCGCGTCCGCCGCCTCACGCATGACGTCCGCCGCGCTCGGGCGGCCCTGCCTGGAGATGGGCGCGCGACGCGCGCACGAGCAGGCTGCCGTCGCCGCCGCGCGCGCCGCCGTCGTCGCCGGGTTCGCCGGCACGTCCAACCTCGAAGCCGGCTACCGCTACGGACTGACGACCATCGGCACCGCCGCGCACGCCTTCACGCTGCTGCACGACGACGAGCTCAGCGCGTTCCAGGCGCAGGTCGCCGCGCTGGGCGCCGGGACGACGCTGCTGGTCGACACCTACGACGTCCACCAGGGCGTCATCCACGCCGTCCAGGCGGGCGGGACGGGCCTGGGCGCCGTGCGGCTCGACTCGGGCGACCTCGGCGGGCTCGCCGTCGAGGTGCGCCACCAGCTCGACGAGCTCGGCGCCACCGGCACCAAGATCACGGTGACCAGCGACCTCGACGAGTACGCGATCGCCTCGCTCGCCGCCGTGCCCGTCGACTCCTACGGCATCGGCACCTCGCTCGTGACCGGTTCCGGAGCCCCCACGTGCGGCATGGTCTACAAGCTCGTGGCCCGCGCCGACTCCTCCGGGGTGCTGCAGCCCGTCGCCAAGACGTCCCCCGGCAAGCCCAGCCAGGGCGGGCGCAAGAGCGCCGCACGCCGCCTGGGCCCCGACGGCCGCGCGATCGAGGAGGTGCTGGTCAGCGGCGACGACGAGACCGTCGCCCGCTGGTCGCCCGAGACCGACGACCTGCGCCCGCTGCTCGTGCCCCTCGTCATCGACGGAGCGGTCGACTCGCGCTGGGTCGGGCCGCACGGCGTCGAGAGCGCGGCTCGCGCGCACCAGGCGTCCCGGGCCGAGCTGCCCCGCGGTGCGCGACGGCTGTCCGCGGGCGACCCGGCGATCCCGACGGTGCAGGTCACGCTCCGCTGA
- the clpS gene encoding ATP-dependent Clp protease adapter ClpS: protein MVTSAETDERTAEETAADTVTSLADPWVTIVWNDPVNLMTYVTYVFESYFGYPPDRARALMLQVHHSGRAVVSTGPRERMEVDVQAMHGFGLWATMQRSSEGGAA, encoded by the coding sequence ATGGTGACGAGTGCAGAAACCGATGAGCGCACCGCGGAGGAGACCGCGGCCGACACCGTGACCTCGCTCGCCGACCCATGGGTCACCATCGTCTGGAACGACCCGGTCAACCTGATGACCTACGTGACGTACGTCTTCGAGAGCTACTTCGGCTACCCGCCCGACCGGGCGCGCGCCCTGATGCTCCAGGTGCACCACTCCGGCCGCGCCGTCGTCTCGACCGGGCCCCGCGAACGCATGGAGGTGGACGTGCAGGCCATGCACGGGTTCGGGCTGTGGGCCACGATGCAGCGCTCCTCCGAGGGCGGTGCCGCATGA
- a CDS encoding ROK family protein, translating to MSTDSTPAQGPPTADGVGDRPTVGLDIGGTKTLAALLAPDGSVLAQTRIATGRGPDAVIGGAVRAVQEVAERAGIEVAALDGVGVGVPGLVNHEDGTVRHAVNLGLEDATLPLAVRLCAELGVGVVVDNDLNVAALGAAHLAPGHAVRPIDLAFLALGTGLAAGLVLDGVVRRGAGAAGEIGHVPVVPDGPVCPCGQRGCLELYASGSAVDRLWPARTDRPAPVELFEAAAAGDPAAQAARDTYADAVAAAIRMLVLSVDVRRVVLGGGVAQLGEPLLVAVRAALERQAMTSPFLDSLGLPDRVLLAPGDVPVAAVGAAVLARTTPLPATRAVAPTGCV from the coding sequence ATGAGCACAGACTCCACACCTGCCCAAGGCCCGCCCACGGCGGACGGCGTCGGCGACCGGCCCACGGTCGGTCTCGACATCGGCGGCACCAAGACTCTCGCGGCGCTGCTCGCCCCCGACGGCAGCGTGCTCGCGCAGACCCGCATCGCCACCGGGCGCGGCCCCGACGCCGTCATCGGCGGGGCGGTGCGCGCGGTGCAGGAGGTCGCCGAACGTGCCGGGATCGAGGTGGCCGCGCTCGACGGCGTCGGCGTGGGCGTGCCAGGCCTCGTCAACCATGAGGACGGCACCGTGCGGCACGCCGTCAACCTCGGCCTCGAGGACGCGACGCTGCCGCTCGCGGTCCGGTTGTGCGCCGAGCTCGGTGTCGGCGTCGTCGTCGACAACGACCTGAACGTGGCCGCGCTCGGCGCCGCCCACCTCGCGCCGGGCCATGCGGTCCGGCCCATCGACCTCGCGTTCCTCGCTCTCGGCACCGGCCTGGCCGCCGGGCTCGTGCTCGACGGCGTGGTGCGGCGCGGTGCGGGTGCCGCGGGGGAGATCGGGCACGTGCCCGTCGTGCCCGACGGGCCCGTGTGCCCGTGCGGGCAGCGTGGCTGCCTCGAGCTGTACGCGTCGGGCTCGGCCGTCGACCGGCTGTGGCCTGCCCGGACCGACCGGCCCGCGCCGGTCGAGCTCTTCGAGGCGGCCGCCGCGGGCGACCCGGCCGCGCAGGCGGCCCGGGACACCTACGCCGACGCCGTCGCCGCGGCGATCCGGATGCTCGTGCTGAGCGTCGACGTGCGGCGGGTCGTGCTGGGCGGCGGAGTCGCCCAGCTTGGCGAGCCCCTGCTCGTCGCGGTGCGCGCGGCACTCGAACGGCAGGCCATGACGTCGCCGTTCCTCGACTCGCTCGGGCTGCCCGACCGGGTGCTGCTGGCACCCGGCGACGTGCCCGTCGCGGCGGTCGGTGCCGCCGTCCTCGCACGCACGACGCCGTTGCCGGCGACGCGTGCCGTCGCGCCCACCGGGTGCGTCTGA
- a CDS encoding NTP transferase domain-containing protein, translating into MAPHSSDHTAAVVLAAGHDDLSRALLTRPLGDSTVVQAAVATVTRVVAPERVVVVVSPGDTEVRQALGDGYAYVEQAQPRGTGDAVLAARAAVERLGASRVLVAYADTPLLRPDSLLGLLHRFTLKGADLTILTAVVDDAAAYGEYGEVVREATASGDSPIIEIRDRAEQREHTGVAAGRELNVGAYVAAPGLLFGELESMATEGEHRLTELARRIIGRGGSIHSYQIYDTSEVRGINTPAQLAQAADIVLARLFRPIKNTDTKIVFGTGGWRALIGEGYTLANVRRLCQAVANEVTRKGVEHQGVVIGGDRRFLSRESAEAAAEVFAGNNIPVTLLRDDVPTPLVTFAAPHLGAAYGIIITSSHNPPQWNGMKVFRADGSLPLDEETDRYQDEANALRVTDVVTLDLARAREAGVVVDADLDEPYIDAIEKIVDVDAVRGSGLRVVVDAMYGTSQSTLGTILTDMRVRAEFIHAQHNPLFGGIAPAPDLQRLSTLIGLIKAGEGRYHLGMATDGDSDRIGIVDEKGEYVDANDLLLLLYWYLHEVRGERGGVVRNLATTHLLDRLAAHFGEESREVRVGFKHVTAGMDEIGAVLGGESSGGLTVRGWILGKDGIFACALVAEMLARTGKTISELRRHIWDITGRLYTAEADVPATPEMRVEVPRRLAVEPLTHIGRYPVASVSHLDGTKIMLDDGGWALLRFSGTEPVLRMVAEADSPEKARELCDWLKGFVTA; encoded by the coding sequence ATGGCGCCCCACAGCTCAGACCACACCGCCGCGGTCGTCCTCGCCGCAGGCCACGACGACCTCTCCCGCGCGCTGCTCACCCGCCCCCTCGGGGACTCGACCGTCGTCCAGGCCGCCGTCGCCACCGTGACCCGCGTCGTCGCGCCCGAGCGCGTCGTCGTCGTCGTGTCCCCCGGCGACACCGAGGTGCGTCAGGCGCTCGGCGACGGGTACGCCTACGTCGAGCAGGCCCAGCCGCGCGGCACGGGCGACGCCGTGCTCGCCGCGCGTGCGGCCGTCGAGAGGCTCGGCGCCTCACGCGTCCTGGTCGCCTACGCCGACACCCCCCTGCTGCGCCCCGACTCGCTGCTGGGCCTGCTGCACCGGTTCACGCTCAAGGGCGCCGACCTGACCATCCTCACCGCCGTGGTCGACGACGCCGCGGCCTACGGCGAGTACGGCGAGGTCGTGCGCGAGGCGACGGCGTCGGGCGATTCACCCATCATCGAGATCCGCGACCGCGCCGAGCAGCGCGAGCACACGGGCGTCGCGGCCGGCCGCGAGCTCAACGTGGGCGCCTACGTCGCGGCGCCCGGCCTGCTGTTCGGCGAGCTCGAGTCGATGGCCACCGAGGGCGAGCACCGGCTCACCGAGCTGGCACGCCGGATCATCGGGCGCGGCGGGTCGATCCACTCCTACCAGATCTACGACACCTCCGAGGTGCGCGGCATCAACACCCCGGCACAGCTCGCGCAGGCCGCCGACATCGTGCTGGCCCGCCTGTTCCGGCCGATCAAGAACACCGACACGAAGATCGTGTTCGGCACGGGCGGCTGGCGCGCCCTCATCGGCGAGGGCTACACGCTCGCCAACGTGCGGCGCCTGTGCCAGGCCGTCGCCAACGAGGTCACGCGCAAGGGCGTCGAGCACCAGGGCGTCGTCATCGGCGGCGACCGGCGCTTCCTGTCACGCGAGTCCGCCGAGGCCGCCGCCGAGGTCTTCGCGGGCAACAACATCCCCGTCACGCTGCTGCGCGACGACGTCCCCACGCCCCTGGTCACGTTCGCCGCACCGCACCTGGGCGCCGCCTACGGCATCATCATCACCTCGAGCCACAACCCGCCCCAGTGGAACGGCATGAAGGTGTTCCGCGCCGACGGGTCGCTCCCCCTCGACGAAGAGACCGACCGGTACCAGGACGAGGCCAACGCGCTGCGCGTCACCGACGTCGTCACGCTCGACCTCGCGCGGGCCCGCGAGGCCGGCGTCGTCGTCGACGCCGACCTCGACGAGCCCTACATCGACGCGATCGAGAAGATCGTCGACGTCGACGCCGTGCGCGGCTCGGGCCTGCGCGTCGTCGTCGACGCCATGTACGGCACCAGCCAGTCCACGCTCGGCACGATCCTCACCGACATGCGCGTGCGCGCCGAGTTCATCCACGCGCAGCACAACCCGCTGTTCGGCGGCATCGCCCCCGCCCCCGACCTCCAGCGGCTGTCGACGCTCATCGGCCTCATCAAGGCAGGCGAAGGCCGCTACCACCTCGGCATGGCGACCGACGGCGACTCCGACCGCATCGGCATCGTCGACGAGAAGGGCGAGTACGTCGACGCCAACGACCTGCTGCTGCTCCTGTACTGGTACCTGCACGAGGTGCGCGGCGAGCGCGGCGGCGTCGTGCGCAACCTCGCCACCACGCACCTGCTCGACCGCCTGGCGGCCCACTTCGGCGAGGAGTCGCGCGAGGTGCGCGTCGGGTTCAAGCACGTCACGGCCGGCATGGACGAGATCGGGGCCGTGCTCGGCGGCGAGTCCTCGGGCGGCCTGACGGTGCGCGGATGGATCCTCGGCAAGGACGGCATCTTCGCGTGCGCCCTCGTCGCCGAGATGCTGGCCCGCACCGGCAAGACCATCTCGGAGCTGCGCCGGCACATCTGGGACATCACCGGCCGCCTGTACACCGCCGAGGCCGACGTGCCCGCCACCCCGGAGATGCGCGTCGAGGTGCCGCGCCGCCTCGCGGTCGAGCCGCTCACCCACATCGGCCGCTACCCCGTCGCGAGCGTCTCGCACCTGGACGGGACCAAGATCATGCTCGACGACGGAGGCTGGGCGCTGCTGCGCTTCTCCGGGACCGAGCCCGTGCTCCGCATGGTGGCAGAGGCAGACTCGCCCGAGAAGGCGCGCGAGCTGTGCGACTGGCTGAAGGGATTCGTGACCGCATGA
- a CDS encoding GH36-type glycosyl hydrolase domain-containing protein: MRYGRFDDAACEYVVERPDVPVSWTNYLGTKDLCTVIAHHGGGYSYYKSAQTGRITRFRQNGVPLDRPGKYVYVRDEEADGGAGDFWSVSWQPVGKPFVTDPDAAVPLDGSAGRWTSAHGTGYTRFESTYRGIDASQTVFVPLDDDAEVWDVRLTNTTDRPRTLTVTGYVEFSFHTITVDNQNLQMSLYSQGASYADGVIEVDAYYEPWTFHYFASAGPDGAPADSFDAMRDAFVGPYHDERNPLAVTTGRCSGSQGTTQNHCGALAHRVTLAPGETARLSFVLGYGSRDAAGLRMRAKYADPAVVDGEYAALVDHWRAKQARLQVTTPHAGMNSMLNTWTLLQAETCVVWSRFASFVEVGGRTGLGYRDTAQDCMSVIHSNPVRSRQRIVELLRAQTEAGYGLHLFDPADFDPDAPKLPDIPSPTIVPKTDRSALIHGLEDTCSDDHLWLVPTICEYVKETGDVEFLGETFAFAEGTPGTVWEHLERALDFTSQQIGANGVALGLRADWNDGLNLGGGETALVTFLHAWAIRAYLELAVPLGRTDAVERYEAELTRLARVADVELWDGRWWRRGITRDGVLIGSASSAEGRIFLEHQAWPVIGGITTRERGVASMDAVRELLASPYGTHLNWPAFTQVDDTVGFLTRVYPGIKENAAIFSHPNAWPIIAEALLGRGERAMEFYDALLPYHQNDEIEVREAEPYAYVQFVYGRDHERFGLGQNPWLTGSAGWMYTAATKYILGVRPGLDGLVVDPAIPRDWDGFEVRREWRGAVYEITVRNPEHVEHGVRSVVVDGVALPEGTTTVPVAPAGTTVQVAVVLG; this comes from the coding sequence ATGAGGTACGGACGCTTTGACGACGCGGCGTGCGAGTACGTCGTCGAACGACCCGACGTCCCGGTCTCCTGGACCAACTACCTGGGCACGAAGGACCTGTGCACCGTCATCGCCCATCACGGCGGCGGCTACTCGTACTACAAGTCCGCCCAGACCGGCCGCATCACGCGGTTCCGCCAGAACGGCGTCCCGCTCGACCGGCCCGGCAAGTACGTCTACGTGCGTGACGAGGAGGCCGACGGCGGCGCGGGCGACTTCTGGTCCGTCTCGTGGCAGCCGGTCGGCAAGCCGTTCGTGACCGACCCCGACGCGGCCGTGCCGCTCGACGGGTCGGCCGGCCGCTGGACGAGCGCGCACGGCACCGGCTACACGCGGTTCGAGTCGACCTACCGCGGCATCGACGCCTCCCAGACGGTGTTCGTCCCGCTCGACGACGACGCCGAGGTCTGGGACGTGCGGCTGACCAACACGACCGACCGGCCCCGCACCCTGACGGTGACCGGGTACGTCGAGTTCTCGTTCCACACCATCACGGTCGACAACCAGAACCTCCAGATGTCCCTGTACTCGCAGGGCGCCTCGTACGCCGACGGCGTGATCGAGGTCGACGCGTACTACGAACCGTGGACGTTCCACTACTTCGCCTCGGCCGGCCCCGACGGTGCGCCGGCCGACTCGTTCGACGCGATGCGCGACGCCTTCGTCGGCCCCTACCACGACGAGCGCAACCCGCTCGCCGTCACCACGGGCCGGTGCTCCGGCTCCCAGGGCACGACGCAGAACCACTGCGGCGCGCTGGCCCACCGGGTCACGCTCGCCCCGGGCGAGACGGCACGGCTGAGCTTCGTGCTCGGGTACGGCTCGCGCGACGCGGCCGGGCTGCGGATGCGCGCCAAGTACGCCGACCCAGCCGTCGTCGACGGCGAGTACGCGGCGCTCGTGGACCACTGGCGGGCCAAGCAGGCGCGGCTGCAGGTCACCACCCCGCACGCCGGCATGAACTCGATGCTCAACACCTGGACGCTGCTGCAGGCCGAGACGTGCGTCGTCTGGTCGCGGTTCGCGTCGTTCGTCGAGGTCGGCGGCCGCACGGGCCTGGGCTACCGCGACACGGCCCAGGACTGCATGAGCGTCATCCACTCCAACCCCGTCAGGTCGAGGCAGCGCATCGTCGAGCTGCTGCGCGCCCAGACCGAGGCCGGCTACGGGCTGCACCTGTTCGACCCGGCCGACTTCGACCCCGACGCGCCGAAGCTGCCCGACATCCCGTCGCCGACGATCGTGCCGAAGACGGACCGCTCCGCGCTCATCCACGGCCTGGAGGACACCTGCTCGGACGACCACCTGTGGCTCGTGCCGACCATCTGCGAGTACGTCAAGGAGACCGGCGACGTCGAGTTCCTCGGCGAGACGTTCGCGTTCGCCGAGGGCACGCCCGGGACGGTGTGGGAGCACCTGGAGCGAGCGCTCGACTTCACGTCGCAGCAGATCGGTGCCAACGGCGTCGCGCTCGGGCTGCGGGCCGACTGGAACGACGGCCTCAACCTCGGCGGCGGCGAGACGGCCCTGGTGACGTTCCTGCACGCGTGGGCGATCCGCGCCTACCTCGAGCTCGCCGTCCCGCTGGGCCGCACCGACGCGGTGGAACGCTACGAGGCCGAGCTGACGCGCCTCGCCCGCGTCGCCGACGTCGAGCTGTGGGACGGCCGGTGGTGGCGTCGCGGGATCACGCGCGACGGCGTCCTCATCGGGTCGGCGTCCAGCGCCGAGGGCCGCATCTTCCTCGAGCACCAGGCGTGGCCCGTGATCGGCGGCATCACCACGCGCGAGCGTGGTGTCGCCTCGATGGACGCGGTGCGCGAGCTGCTCGCCTCGCCCTACGGCACGCACCTCAACTGGCCCGCGTTCACGCAGGTCGACGACACCGTCGGGTTCCTGACGCGCGTCTACCCGGGCATCAAGGAGAACGCGGCGATCTTCTCCCACCCCAACGCCTGGCCCATCATCGCCGAGGCGCTCCTGGGCCGCGGCGAGCGGGCCATGGAGTTCTACGACGCGCTCCTGCCCTACCACCAGAACGACGAGATCGAGGTGCGCGAGGCCGAGCCGTACGCGTACGTGCAGTTCGTCTACGGGCGCGACCACGAACGGTTCGGGCTGGGCCAGAACCCGTGGCTCACGGGCTCGGCAGGGTGGATGTACACGGCCGCGACCAAGTACATCCTCGGCGTGCGCCCGGGCCTCGACGGCCTCGTGGTCGACCCGGCGATCCCGAGGGACTGGGACGGTTTCGAGGTGCGCCGCGAGTGGCGCGGGGCGGTCTACGAGATCACCGTGCGCAACCCCGAGCACGTCGAGCACGGGGTCCGCTCCGTCGTCGTCGACGGCGTCGCGCTGCCCGAAGGCACGACGACGGTGCCCGTCGCACCGGCCGGGACGACTGTCCAGGTGGCGGTCGTCTTGGGCTGA
- a CDS encoding DUF3039 domain-containing protein — MSEPLSSPHAQPASPHEPGAGTDLLEREETRQEVEPGDHERFAHYVRKEKIMESAMTGKPVIALCGKVWVPGRDPNKFPVCPACKAIYEGLREPQDGGSEPSK, encoded by the coding sequence ATGAGCGAGCCCCTCTCATCTCCCCACGCACAGCCGGCATCGCCCCACGAGCCCGGTGCCGGCACGGACCTGCTGGAGCGCGAGGAGACGCGGCAGGAGGTCGAACCGGGGGATCACGAACGCTTCGCGCACTACGTGCGCAAGGAGAAGATCATGGAGTCGGCGATGACGGGAAAGCCCGTCATCGCCCTGTGCGGCAAGGTCTGGGTGCCTGGCCGCGACCCCAACAAGTTCCCCGTCTGCCCGGCGTGCAAGGCGATCTACGAAGGGCTGCGGGAACCGCAGGACGGCGGGAGCGAACCGAGCAAGTGA